The DNA region AACCGGATGAAAACAAACGGAACAGCAAAAAAACAATCTCAGTTGAACATCACCAAGTATGTATAGAGTAGGAACTTAAGTGAACTCAAGAGGAGGATGAACTCAAATCACATTACCTGTCACCGTACCAaccattttcaaaaacagtgcACTGAACCAATGCTTAAAAGATGGTCAGTTATTTATTTGCTatctatatttttaaattattctcACCCAATTAAATAGTCAaggatgcattttttttttctcaaaacaaAGCAGACCCAAAACTTTAGTATTTCGGAAACAGAAACCAATATTTTAGCAGGTTCTAATACTAACCCACATTGGTTCAATGTTCCAACTAAAGACAGGACCTTAATCACACACATAAAACAAGTCAGCGAGGAACATGAAGCAAAATCACGCGCCATTCAATAAATACCCGCAAAACAATTTACACCAAACCCATCCCATCAACCTAAAACCTGAGTAGAAAAAAATAAGTGCAAGGACAGAACGTAAGTTTTGTGATTGCAGGCTAATAATGCAATGCAAGCTACCATACACTTAACTTAAAATtattaaacaaaaatataacaGTTAAACATAGGAAGCAAATGATTGCATTTGAGAGTCATGCTGGATTATAAttcaaaaccaaaaatcatttCTGAAATCACATACCTCTTTCTCTCTGCTTTAGTTAAATTATAGCACAGGAGGATTAAAACAACATAGAAAAAGTGGTATTAAAGGCAACAAATTGGTGCTAACATAACAAAGGTATACAAACATAAACTAATTGGTGCTAATACAACATAGTTTAAACGCGTATAACTGAATACTGTAACACAGCGTCACGGTTTACCTGAACAAGACACTGACAGGACAGAAACGTCGCGCGCGGTGGCCGGAGCGGCGGTTTCACAGGCGAACGGCGGAGGCGAGCAGGAACAGTTGCCTGAGGCCCGAAAAAGTAGGAAACCTAGATTCCAATTTAGGTTGAAATTCGTAAGAAATTGGCGGATAGGGGACCCAAGCAGTGTCTGAACTAGGGTAACGGTACTACTGACTAATTAACTGAACAAAACGGTGCGctttgtacattttttttatttaatagataaaaagtaaaaaccaaGTCAAAccataacgtttttaaaatgaCAATTTCTTTGGTACCATTTTAAAATTAGACCGATCATTATTCATTAAGCAGTTAAGATACCGCTTTCTTTTtacaatctatatatataatatttatcaaTATATGGGTGTGGAGTAATTTGGCCATGTCTTTAGCTTCTGATTTCTATTCAGCGGGGTAAATGGCGGATTGGGTGGCTTCGGTTCCGCGAGCTTCCGCTGCGTTATGCGTGGTTCATTTGGAGAAGGCGATGCAAGTTTGTTTTTGAGAACATCCTTGATACAAGACACTGAACGAGGTTCTACCTGAAGGGGTTCCAATGGGTATGGTGAAGGAGTTTCAGGACTCCATGCGACCTGCTCTGCTTGTTCGCCAGAGCTTCTTGGATCTTCGTGATAACTTCAGGCGCATTGTTGATCCCCCATTGTGGTCACCTCCTGGTAAAGGTGCGGTTGTTGCGTTTTTCTCGATTGCCCCGGATGCGTGATCCTTGCTTGATTTTTTGAACATTAATTATGATTTTGGGTGTTTGGTAATGCATTAGTGAGGttcaatttgatatttttttaggCGTTAAGGCTAGGAAGCAAGTTGTTTTGGATGGTCCTGTTAGCTGTGGGAAGAGCATTGCGCTTGCGATGCTAGTTCAGTGGGCTCGAGAAGAAGGTTGGTTGGTTTTCTATGTTCCTCAAGGAAAGGAATGGACTCATGGTGGTTTCTTCTACAAGCATCCACAATCAGGTCTATGGGACACACCTGTCCAGGCTGAGAATGTCCTCAAGGCAAGAATGGGAATTTACTGTTTTCCTGTCTTACTTATGAAGTTATGTTTGCGTGTGTAACTATAGAATATCCTAATACCCTTTTAAGTGACCTGTCTAGTTTTTAGAATGTTACAAATAGAATGAAGCAATATGTAATTTCTTGATGACTACTTTAGCAACAATGAATAATTGAGCGTGGCTCTGATGGTTGGCTATTCCAGTGTCATCTGGGCAAAATGTGCAACTGTTTGCTTTCGTCTAATTGAATTTGGCACTTGCAGTTTACCTATAAGCGATATGTTCTCAAttcttagattttttttatttttgttatataGCAAGATCTGGTAAAGAAGAAAGAACGAGTATACTTATGTGTgatcttttccctttctctaCTGCTTTCTGATACTCCATCTTTTCCTGCATACTTCTAGAGAATATTTATTTTGTCCTCTCCTATGGTTTTGTATGTATCTTTGTATTGTAGTCATGATTATCCACATTATCCCATCATGATAGTTTTGGGTGTTACTCTCTCTGCTATCACAGTACATGTCATGTAAAATTGTTATGAACTAGCTTAGTATAGTGCTCAACCCCTATGCCTTTAGATAGCCACACGGGTAGATTTTAATAAAcagaattttaaaatttgagaaagaGGAAGGGAATTGGAAAAGTTGTTCCTCCGtcttatttgtttattttgattttggttgtcttgcatttCAAAGATGATTATTAACAGTTAATGTTTTGTTGTTGGCTTTCTACGCTCATTTTCAGAGGTATTTTGAATCTTACGAGTCATTTGTTTCCAGGATTTTTTGAAGTACAACGAGTCCTACCTAAAGCGATTGCCATGCCAAATATTTGATCCAATCCCATTAGGTGAGGGTGCTGGTGTTGGATGGTTAAAAGATGTTGATTCCTTGGCAATTTCTGAGGGTACAATGTTATATGAGCTGGTGAAGACTGGCATTGAACAAACCCATGCAGCTGTTGGAGTGGTAGTTCGTTTGAGGAAAGAGTTATCCCTTGTTAAAGATATGCCTGTACTTATTGCTATTGATCAAGTGAGAAACATATTCTTGATGTTCAAATGATTCTCGTTCCTTgaaattgtttttttctcaaaattgggttatgctatattttaatGATCTTATTTGCTGTATTCGGCTGTCTTCAGTATAATAACTGGTTCACATTCAGCGAGTATGAGGAGCCAGTCACAATTCGTTCATGTCGGCCAATACATGCTAGAGAACTTACAATGGTTGGTGTTTGCTTCTTTATATTTTAGAACAATATCAGTTATATGCCCCTTTATGGATTAAATTTATGCTTCTGCAAATACACTGCATTTTCATTCATTCTTATCTCGTTTTTGTAAACTTCTGTGGGTATGTTGATAATCTTTTTATGCCAGGGTGGGTAAGTGAATTTAAATTTCTTGCATTTATATTGAGCTTTCTTAATAATACTTAGGCATGGCTTTTGATCAAATTATTAAATGCTTCCTTCTTTTCGCAGGTGAATGCTTTTAGGTCAATGATGCACAATGAGATGATGGTAGGCGCTTTTTCTCATTCCACAGCAGTAGGAAAGCTTCGACAACATTTGCCGGATGTTCCGGTAGATGCTCGTGTTGTGTTTCCTCGATACAGTTTAGATGAAGCTGAGACTGTTTGCCATTATTATTTAAGGTAtgcttagagcatctccaatgctagttcttatttcttagttcttagcactattcatgtgggcccgtattggcacatgtgtttaagcaactctcaagcaattttgctccaaccatgagttcttagttcttaccactattcatttggtcccaccaaccacattatttatactttttattttcataaagtaataaaacaaacctcataaagtaataaagtaatttggatgagagagaaataattaatattttaagctaagaactcaaaaagcaaaacttcttatataagaactgagttcttatttttaagaactaaggagtccatgtcagcacctccaatggtaaagttcttaattcttagtttttaactctaaaataagaactaagaaccttgcattggagatgctcttacacAGTCTCAATGCTAGACAGGTTGATAACATTACTTATGGCCCCCAGATAACAGTTTCTAGTTTATAGCCGGATAGGAAGGTCCAAAATaatgtcttttttttatttcccgTTAAAATCCTCCATTCAAATTTTGTTCAGTTTTCCTATTTGAAATGTATAATGGTTGGACACTTCCCATATCCAGTCTACATCAATAATTTTGTCAAAACACATTATAGATATAAAACTGGTTCTTCAGCAAATGTTGAATGGATTATTTTCTTGTATAGTAATGCTTTTTCTAGTACCTTCTATATCTGATCATGTTAACCTGAATCTATCAACCATTGGTTACTGCTAGAGAAATAATCTACCTGTTTGGACTGCTTTTACCTTTCAGATCCTTCAGTTTCATGAGTTTTCATTTTTGGCAGGCAAAGGCTTATTCGTCGCGAAGGATTCTCAGAAGAAAAGTGGAAGAAAATTTACTTTCTGTGC from Lotus japonicus ecotype B-129 chromosome 2, LjGifu_v1.2 includes:
- the LOC130739076 gene encoding uncharacterized protein LOC130739076, coding for MGMVKEFQDSMRPALLVRQSFLDLRDNFRRIVDPPLWSPPGKGVKARKQVVLDGPVSCGKSIALAMLVQWAREEGWLVFYVPQGKEWTHGGFFYKHPQSGLWDTPVQAENVLKDFLKYNESYLKRLPCQIFDPIPLGEGAGVGWLKDVDSLAISEGTMLYELVKTGIEQTHAAVGVVVRLRKELSLVKDMPVLIAIDQYNNWFTFSEYEEPVTIRSCRPIHARELTMVNAFRSMMHNEMMVGAFSHSTAVGKLRQHLPDVPVDARVVFPRYSLDEAETVCHYYLRQRLIRREGFSEEKWKKIYFLCNGNGTEMRGLVPFMR